Proteins encoded by one window of Cannabis sativa cultivar Pink pepper isolate KNU-18-1 chromosome 4, ASM2916894v1, whole genome shotgun sequence:
- the LOC115713555 gene encoding uncharacterized protein LOC115713555 — translation MLRRLGFDELVVKLIMQCVSFISYTIRSGGHEIGPIIPTRGLRQGDPLSPYLFLLCVEGFSTLIRYYERLGKILGCKVSRKAPVLSHMFFDDDCYVFRKASEDSATNMIELFEFSKRLQDNKLICRRWRLFSHLDSLVSKLFKARYYRNGTILNAELGSNPSFVWRSIYETQGIVRKGARCRVSDGSRINVLLDPWLLDDDNPRVTFINPALVDQNVKALMETDSLAWDIDLVHDLFTERDANLILSISLSSSRLCDAWYWSWESSGYFSVKSVYKFLLRSRHVPVDAVFPVCKETDETIYHSLVDCSFAKACWQQLVAGVNLTVVGSFANWFASVLQQVDEEKRRLVAMTCRAIWRHRNELVWSKKIPTVESVVHLAKVLLTDWTRAQDTTMIPTGAFLTDVDDNGTYSFAGVIRDETSALVEAFSCCRSGVLYPEMVETLGVKEALSWIKAKDWKEVVTETNSLIVVQALRSSLPMVSYFGSVISDCKMMLK, via the exons ATGTTGAGGAGGTTGGGATTTGATGAGCTAGTGGTTAAGCTGATAATGCAATGTGTTAGTTTTATCTCCTACACTATCAGATCTGGGGGTCATGAAATTGGGCCTATCATTCCTACACGAGGTTTAAGACAGGGTGATCCTCTTTCACCTTATCTGTTTCTTCTGTGTGTAGAAGGATTCTCAACATTGATAAGATACTATGAACGGTTGGGGAAGATTCTGGGTTGTAAAGTTTCTAGAAAGGCTCCTGTGTTATCACACATGTTCTTTGATGATGATTGTTATGTGTTTCGTAAAGCATCTGAGGATAGCGCTACAAATATGATTGAGTTGTTCGAATTTTCCAAAAGGCTTCAGGACAACAAGTTAATTTGCAGAA GATGGAGACTTTTTAGTCATTTGGACTCTCTCGTCAGTAAGCTTTTTAAAGCTAGGTACTACCGCAATGGTACAATTTTAAATGCAGAGTTAGGTAGCAATCCAAGTTTTGTCTGGCGTAGCATTTATGAAACTCAAGGGATTGTTCGAAAAGGGGCCAGGTGTAGAGTTAGTGATGGTTCTCGGATTAATGTCTTGTTGGATCCGTGGCTCTTAGATGATGATAATCCAAGGGTAACTTTTATTAATCCTGCTCTTGTTGATCAGAATGTTAAAGCGCTTATGGAAACTGATTCACTGGCTTGGGATATTGACTTGGTGCATGATTTGTTTACTGAAAGGGATGCTAATTTGATTCTTAGCATTTCCTTGTCTTCAAGTCGTTTATGTGATGCTTGGTATTGGAGTTGGGAAAGCTCGGGCTATTTTTCAGTCAAATCAGTTTATAAGTTCTT ACTCCGCTCTAGACATGTGCCGGTTGATGCCGTTTTCCCTGTGTGCAAAGAAACTGATGAAACAATCTACCATAGCCTGGTGGATTGCTCTTTTGCCAAGGCATGTTGGCAACAGTTGGTTGCTGGTGTTAATTTGACAGTAGTTGGTTCTTTTGCCAACTGGTTTGCTTCGGTCCTACAACAGGTAGATGAGGAAAAACGAAGGCTAGTTGCAATGACGTGTAGGGCGATATGGAGGCATCGTAATGAATTAGTTTGGTCTAAGAAAATTCCCACGGTTGAGAGCGTTGTTCATTTAGCTAAAGTCCTCCTCACAGATTGGACTCGAGCTCAAGATACAACTATGATTCCCACTGGTGCTTTCCTTACAGATGTAGATG ataatGGAACTTATAGCTTCGCGGGGGTAATTAGAGACGAAACTAGTGCGTTGGTGGAGGCGTTTAGCTGCTGTCGTTCAGGAGTGCTGTACCCCGAAATGGTAGAAACCTTAGGTGTTAAGGAGGCGCTGAGTTGGATTAAGGCAAAGGATTGGAAGGAGGTTGTCACTGAAACTAATAGTCTTATAGTGGTGCAAGCGTTACGTAGTTCTCTTCCTATGGTTTCATACTTTGGAAGTGTTATTTCTGATTGTAAGATGATGTTAAAATGA